The nucleotide sequence CGCGCAGCTGACCGAAAAGGCGATCAACTTCCATCACCTCGTGGCGCAATTGCAGGTCGCCGGAATGCAGTTGAGATAAATCCAGAATGGCACTGAGCATGGTTCTTAACGAACCCGTGCTGTTGCGAATGCGCTGTACCAGTTGTTGCAGCTTTTGTGGGTCGTCTTCTTGCTCCAGTAATTCTGAATACAACCCCAATGCGTGTAGCGGCTGGCGCAAATCATGGCTGGCGGCGGCTAAAAACTGTGACTTGGCAAGGTTGCTTTGTTCCGCGTCTTCTTTAGCGCGGCGAAAATTTTCTGCCAAGGCTTGATTTTCATGTTGGGCGGCAAACGACTGTATTAATGTTTTATTAAATTGCGTCACTTTGGCAAACGTCACCAAGGTAAATAGCACCAAGGCAATTCCCATGGAGGTCATATCCAATTGCGGGTGTTCACTGATAAAACACGCCACGCTCACCGTGATCATAATGGGCATAATCGCCGTAAAATAAAACGGCAAATACGAACCGGCCGATCCCATGGCCGTGGTCGCTAAACCCATCATTAAAATCACCAAATAAAAGTTACCAAAACCCGGCGCAATCGCCTCGGGCATTTCACTCGCCAACCAAGCGGCGGGAATACACCAAGCAAGGCCGGTTAGTGCGCCTAAAAAGCAAAAGCGGCGCAGCCGTTTATGCGCCTCTATACGGGTGTTTTTCTGGCAGTACTGGGCATAGATATAATTAAACACGGCGGAAAAACTCACCAGAGCCAACCAAGCGAATAAATAGGCTTGAATGGCCGCATCATAAAACAGCCACACGCTGAATGTCGCAATCAAGATATTGCCGAGTGATCCAACAAACATTTGTGATGCTAGGTGGTCAATCTGGTCGCTATAAATTTGGGGGGAAGCTAAAGAAGTCATGACATCCGTGTAGGGTTTTATGGTTAGGCCTTAAGTTTTATGGTTAGGGCCTTAAAAATCCAACTCATTAAAGTGGTGCACGCCCGGAAATTCACTGTCGGTGTTTGGGGCTTTCTGGCTGTCCGGATGGTAAATGGTTAATAACCAGCGGATACCCCAGGTTTCTGCTGATTTTAAAACCGCCTGGCTGTCATCCACCAGTAAGGTGCGATCTTTATCAAAAGGTTCTTCACGCAACAAGTGCTCCCAAAATGCCTGGCTTTCTTTTGGCTCCCGGTAATCGTGGGAGGAAATCACCCGATCCACCAGCTGATCTAATTGCGTGTGCTCCATTTTCAGGTCTACGCTATCACGATGAGCATTCGTCACAATCACCGTACGCTTGCCCATAGCTTTAAGTGCTGCGAGAAAGTCTTTCACATGAGGCCTGAAACCAATCTTATGCTGCACATCTCGCTTAAGTTCTGTGATAGGTAATCCGGTCAGCTCACTCCAGTGATCAAGGCAATACCAGTTCAAGGTGCCTTTTAAACCAACGAAGCTTTTATTCAGCTCTGCCAGGGCATCTTCTTCACTCATGTCGTGATGATCGGCGTAAGCTTTGGGCATATGAGTCAGCCAAAAATAATTATCAAAGTGTAAATCCAGCAAGGTGCCGTCCATATCCAGCAGCACGGTATCAATTTGTTGCCAATCAGGAAGGCTCATAGGGTTATACTCATTCTCACACTCAGGATGGTTACAGGTCAGGTATGCATAAAAAACCCGAAATTCTGCATCGCTCTATGGTGGCACAAAGCCGTTTATTCCGCATTGAATCCTTTGATTTACGGTTTTCTAATGGCGTAGAACGCACGTATGAGCGCCTGGTTCCCGGTGGCTCTGGCGCCGTCATGATGGTGGCATTATTGGACGATGAAACAGTGGCTTTGATTCGTGAGTATGGCGGTGGTGTGGAAGATTACACTCTGACGCTGCCCAAAGGTGCCGTGGATTTAGGGGAGACCCTGCGTGATGCCTGTAACCGCGAATTACAGGAAGAAATTGGTTTCGCCGCTAACGAGTTTATTCACCTGAAAAAAATGAGTCTGTCGCCCAGCTATATGAGCGGCGGCATAGATGTAGTACTCGCTCGTGATTTGTACCCATCCAAACTCGAAGGCGATGAGCCGGAGCCCTTAGAACTGGTGGAGTGGAAACTGGCGAATCTGCACGAACTGTACGGCCGAGAGGATTGTACCGAAGGCCGTGCTATTGCTGCCCTGGCGCTGGCGCAGGAATTTCTGGCCGGTCGTTTTCAGGGCCAAACTCTATGAAGCATCATCACCGCGGTTTAACAATCCAGCGATGGCCTTGCCCAGCAACTCCAGTTTAATCGGCTTACTGACAAAGCCATTCATACCGGCCTGCAGGCAACGGTCTTTATCTTCCATCATGGCGTTAGCGGTTAGCGCCAGGATGGGCACCTGATTTTTCGGGTACGACAAATCACGGATACGCTCCGTCGCGGCAATGCCGTCCAGTACCGGCATGTTCACATCCATCAGCACCAGGTCGTAGTCTTTTTGCAAAATAGCGGTGACTGCTTGCTCACCATTCTCAACAACGTCACACGCCAGTTCCAGACGTTGCAGCATTTTCTCAGCAATGCGCTGGTTCACATGGTTATCTTCTGCCAGCAACACTTTTGCGCGCAGTGATGGCAATTCAGACAAGTCCATCGTTTGTTTGCGCTGCTCACTAACCGGGTGCGGTGTCTCGGCTTCCATCAACTGCAGCGTCAGACAAAAACGACTGCCTATGCCCAACTCAGATTCCACCTGAATATCACCCTTCATTGCTTGCGCAAGATGACGACTGATCGTCAGACCCAGTCCGGTGCCACCATATTTTCGACTGGTGCTGGTATCGGCCTGACGGAAGGCTGAAAAGACCCGTTCAAGTTTTTCAGCCGAAATACCTATACCCGTATCTTTCACCGCAATTTCCAGCTGATAACAACCATCGCTGACACGCTGAGCCCCCAGGCGAATTTCCACATGGCCATTTTCAGTGAACTTGAGCGCGTTATTCACCAGGTTGGTGATAATCTGCCGGATGCGTTTAGGGTCGCCATACCAGTGCGTCGGTATGTCTGACTCACAAAAATACACCAGCGATAGTCCTTTGCGACGAGCAGGCTCATGGAACAGCTGATATAAATCGGTCAGCAGCTGATTGAGATCGAACTCGATCCGTTCAATTTCAAGATTACCCGATTCAATTTTCGACAAATCAAGAATGTCATTGATGATGTCGAGCAATACATGAGAAGAACTGTGAATAATGCCAAGGTAATTACGCTGTTCCGAGTCCATGTCGCTGTCCATCAACAACTCAGCCGCACCGAGAATACCGTTCATCGGCGTACGGATTTCGTGGCTCATACTGGCCAGGAATACCGACTTACTGTGGTTGGCCATTTCCGCCTCGGACAGCGCTTCTTTGATTTTACTGTTCGCACGCTCCAGTGCTTCACGGTTCGCCGCCGTTTCAGTGATGTCCAGACCGGCTAACACCACTTCAAAACCACCGGATATCGGCGCACTGACCTTAGTCAAACGCCAGCTGATAATCGCCTCTTTGCCGGTAACCGAAACCAGAGGGCAGTCAAGCGACAGCGTCTCGGTATCCGTTGTCACCAGCTTACGCCACATCTTCAGCAACCGTTCGGTTTGACTGCGGGGCAACATATGCTGAATCGATAGCCCGGTTAATTCCGTTTCACTACGACCCACCATTTGTCGGGCATAATCATTAATACGACTGATATTGCCGTAGCGATCACACACCACCAGCAACATAGGCAACGCATCAAAGTAATCTGCCAGTCGTTGCTGTTCATGCTGTAGGTCCTGGGCGATCTGATTACGCTGTGAAATATCATCACCGTATAGCAGCAATACTTTTTGTTCGGCAGGCCCCCAGGGTTTGGCCGTTAGCGCCCAACGTTTTTGCTGGTGCAGGGCGTCCATCAGAAAACACTCAAATTGGATCGTTCTTTGTTCATCGGTGGCTTGTTGCAGCTTGCGCAATACCTCATCTTTTTCAGCGCTCATCAGCAAATCATCCAGACGAATATCAGGCCCAGAGCCGAACGTTGTAATAAACACCGGATTGGTATCGCTGATAAAGCGACCGGGACCTAATAAAAACGCCACGCCACTGAGATGCTCCCAATCCGCGGGTTTAGAGAAGCCTTTACTGCGAAAGCGATGTCGACTGGACTGCGACAAGGCGAGCAACACAAACAACAACCCCACCTGCGCCAATAACATCCAGCCAATATTATTAATAATGGGGGTCGACAGATGGCTTAAGGGTGTTGCTACCGCCAGGCTGCGGCTGTTATCAACCATAAAGGCACGGGCCAGGTAGGACTCACCACTCAGGGTGAAATATTCAGGCTCACTATGCTGTTGCAGGCCGCGCTGCAACATGGAAATAGGAATAATCTCATCGGTTTCCCATACCACACGCAAACCACTGTCGGTTTTGACACCATAACGCAGAGAAAGCTGATCAACAGACAGTGCGTCATGACTAAGAGGAAAGCTGTCAGAAGTCGTCAGCTGCCGGGCGTAATGCTCTCCCCAGCGCTGTAGCCATTGTTTTTTCTGATTCAGGCTCTGCTGATACATGACCCAGCCCGAGATGACTGTCAGCATAGCAACAGTCGCAATAACCAGAGTCCACAGCAGCGTATATTTACGGCCCATATAATTCCCTGAAGGGCAGACGATCCCTTAACAAGATGATCCTTTAACAATAGCGTCAGTTGGAGAAACTATCTATGTTCTTACAACATGCGTCATTAAAACGTGGGGACGCGGGTTAAACCAACCGAGTCTAAACCCAGAATCTCTAAACCCAGAACCTCTAAACCAACCACGTAAGCAGCCCCGGCAACACCAAGGCATGAAGTGTTGCCGTCAGTGTCATAGCCATTGCCGAGTACGCAGCCTGCTCTGAACCCAGCTCCAGTGCCCGCGAGGTTCCAATCGCATGCGCACAAATCCCTAACGTCAGGCCAACCGTCTGTGGATCGTCCTTGCGAACCAGCCTCAGCATCGCAGGTGCCATTGCCGCTCCGAGAATTCCCGTTGCAATCACAAACGCCGATGCCATCGCAGCCAGACCACCCACCTGCTCAGCAATCGCCACCGCAACCGGTGTGGTAATGGATTTCGTGGCGATGGTTTTTGCCAGTGCATCATGACCAATCCACCACTGCGTCAGGACAACAGCAACCAACACGGTCGTGCCGCTCCCCAAGGTCACCGCTAACGAAATGCGCAGCCACTGTGAGCGCATGGTGTGTAAAAACTGATACAGCGGCACCGCCAGCATGACAATGACGGGCCCCAGCATAATATGAATCAGGCTGCCGCCTTCCATATAGGTTGAATAATTGGTTCCTGTCGCCTCAAGTACCGAAGCCACCAGCGCCACACTGGTCAGGATGGGCGGCAAAAACGGGCTGTTATTGGTCAGCCGGTAGGTTGTTTGCCCAACCAGAAATGCAGCGATGGTTAACATCGCCCAGAACAGCGGCATAGATAACAGTTCATTCATCATTGGCTGTCACCTTTTTTACCTGATGACATGATCCAGCCCGTTACCAGGATGCCCGGAATCAGACTGATTGCCAGAATGACCAGTAACTCAGGGCCATATTCACTGACGATGGCTTTTTGAGTCACGATGCCGCTACTGACCGGAATCAGAAACAAAGGTAACAGTGGCGACAGCGTTTGAGTGATGTGCTGCAACGAATCCGGGGTTTTGCCACGAAGAACCAGAAAGACCAACAGCAACAACATGCCGATAATGGCTGCAGGTACCGGTAACGCAAACTGACTCTGAAGCAGGCTGCCAAAAACTAAAAAAACAAGAAGGAACAAAAGACCAGGCATGTTGTGTTACCTGAGGAGTTCGCTATGAACAGGCTAAGCCTGAAAAGAATGGTGCGGAAGGAGAGACTTGAACTCTCACACCTTGCGGCACCAGAACCTAAACCTGGCGTGTCTACCAATTCCACCACTTCCGCATGACAGGGCGCGCATATTATAAAACCCCGTACATTTTGCCAAGCCCTTAATGCAAAAAAGCCAGTAAAAAATGCGGAAAAAGCATGTGAGCCATCGTCACACTCTGCTATGTTAGCGCTCCGATTTTATTTATTTCACCCTCTACCACTGGGATTTTTCTATGACGCAGGAGCGCACTCAGCTAACCGGCCATATCCTTTTAATTTCAGCCGCGGCCGTCATTGTGATTGCTGGTGCCAAAGCCGCTGCCGCGATCATCATTCCTTTTTTACTCGCCTTCTTTATCGCCGTTATCAGCGCACCGCTAATGCGCTGGTTAACGCAACACAAAATCCCCGATGTACTGGCCATCCTGATGCTGGTGTGTGGCTTTGTGTTTATTGGCAGCATGGTGGCGACCCTGGTCGGCAGCACGTTGAACTCTTTCTATCAGGACATGCCGCTGTATGAAGAAAAACTCGGGGCATTGGTCACCGATGCCGTTGCCTGGTTACGCAGCATGGGGCTGGAAGTCGCAGACAATATTGTCACCGAATACGTTAACCCAGGCGCCGTGATGAAAATGGTGGCCAGTGTCTTTAACGGCCTGGGTGGCGTACTGGCTAACACCTTCCTGATTTTGTTTACCGTGGTGTTTATTTTGTTGGAAGCGAGCAGCTTCCCGGCCAAACTGAAGCGCGCTTTTGGCGAAGAAACCACTGCGTTTGTTCAGTTTGAACGTTTCAGTAATTCTGTACAGCAATATCTGGCCATTAAATCGCTGGTGAGTTTAGGTACCGGTTGTACCATTGGCCTGATCCTGTGGGTTATTGGTGTCGATTATGCGCCGTTGTGGGCGTTAGTGGCTTTTCTGCTGAATTACATCCCCAATATTGGTTCTATTATTGCCGCCATCCCGGCGGTGTTAATTGCCTTGATTCAATTGGGCGTTGGCGAAGCCGTACTGGTGGGGATTTCGTATGTGCTGGTCAATACCGTTTTTGGCAACGTTATCGAACCGCGTTTAATGGGCCGCTCGCTCGGTCTGTCGACCCTGGTGGTCTTTATCTCGTTAGTGTTCTGGGGCTGGATTCTGGGGCCCGTTGGCATGCTGCTGTCGATCCCGTTAACCATGGTAATGAAGATCGCACTGGAAAGCCGCCCGCAGTCGCGCTGGATTGCGACCTTGCTGGATCATGACTGATCAGCACCTGGGCCTGTTAACACTATTCAAGTCTTTGCTGCTGACAGTCAGTTTTTGACAGTAGTGTCGAGTTATTTACACCAGAGTAAGGAAGGGTCAAAAGCGCTGTAATGTAAAGACAACTAGCGCTAACCTCCCTGCTAATTGTAAGGAGAACAACTATGTATCAGATTCTGCTGATTGATGATGATTTTGAGCTGGGTGAATTATTGCAGGAATACCTCGGCATGGAAGGCTTTGAACTGTCCACCCGCCAGGACGGTGAGTCTGGTTTACAGGCAGCATTAAGCGGCGACTACGATCTTGTGCTGCTGGATGTGATGTTGCCTAAAATGAACGGCTTTGAAGTGTTGAAAGCGGTTCGCGAAAAGTCGACCATTCCGGTGATCATGCTGACCGCCCGTGGTGAAAGTGTTGATCGGGTTTTGGGTTTGGAGCATGGCGCAGACGATTACATTGCCAAGCCTTACCACCATCATGAATTACTGGCACGCATTCGCGCGTTATTCCGCCGTATCGAACTGACCAGTGATGGCAATGAAAAAACCACCACCAATTACGAAGTGGGCGCGCTGAAACTTGATCCTTCGACCCGTGTCGCCACGTGTGAAAATACCGAGCTGGCACTCACTGGGGCGGAGTTTGGTGTATTGCAATGTCTGATGGAGCACGTCGGCGAGCTGGTTGATAAAGATACACTGTCAATCGCAGCCTTAGGGCGACCACTGATGGCTTATGATCGTTCGATTGATATGCACGTGAGTAATCTGCGCAAAAAGCTGGGCAAACGTGAAGACGACTCCGATTGGATCAAAACCGTACGCGGCCGCGGCTACCAGCTGGTCAGCGGGTAATCGATATGCCGGTATTTCGCAGCCTGTTTGTTAAAGTCTTTTTTTGGTTCTGGGCTGCGATTCTGCTGGCAATGACGGCGGCCGTCACCACCAGCCACTGGATCGAAGACGACTACTTCCGCAAAGCCACACAAAGTGAGCGTATTCATTTATTACGCCTGATGGAGCACAAACGCCCAATCATGGCCGAAGGCCGTAAGCTGTGGCGTAAACTGCGGCCGGACTGGAATCTGGTTGCCGTCCCCGTCGATTCCATTAATCATCTTCCTTATGACGTTGAAGAATTTGTCGATGCCGCCGCCGAAGTACGGGATGTACTCTGGGGGCAGGACGACGGTTGGCTGATGCTGGGCCCGATTCAACGTGGCGACTATTTATACGTCGGCATTACCCGCAAGCACTGGAGCAGTGTTTGGGACGATGAACAACGCTGGATGATTCCTATCGCCTTTTTTGGCGTCATCACCTTACTCAGCATGGGCCTGGTATGGAGCCTGACACGCCCGATTCGACGTTTACAACGCACCGTGCGTAAACTCGGTAAAGGCGACTTCGACGTCTCCGAAATTGAACCTGATGCCAGTCGTTATGATGAAATTGGTGAACTGTCCGCTGATGTCGTGGATATGTCTGAGGCGCTTAATCGCTTATTACAAAGCCATCAGCAATTGTTACGCGATGTCTCTCATGAACTGCGCTCACCGTTAACCCGACTGCAAATTGCGCTAGGCATTGCCCGTAAAAAAGACCCTGAAGGTTTACTGCAGAGTGAACACGACCGCATCGAACGTGCCGTTGGCCAGGTGGATGGACTGGTAGGCCAGATTCTCGACCTGGCCCGCCTGCAACAACAAGACAGTGATCAGCTTCAGCTGGAATCCCGTCCGGTTGCTGAGCAATTACACGGCTGGATCAGTGATGCTGAAATTGAAATGGATGAAAAACAGCTACAACTGCAAAGCCGCTTACCGGCCAGCGATATCGTGTGCG is from Bacterioplanoides sp. SCSIO 12839 and encodes:
- a CDS encoding hybrid sensor histidine kinase/response regulator; amino-acid sequence: MTSLASPQIYSDQIDHLASQMFVGSLGNILIATFSVWLFYDAAIQAYLFAWLALVSFSAVFNYIYAQYCQKNTRIEAHKRLRRFCFLGALTGLAWCIPAAWLASEMPEAIAPGFGNFYLVILMMGLATTAMGSAGSYLPFYFTAIMPIMITVSVACFISEHPQLDMTSMGIALVLFTLVTFAKVTQFNKTLIQSFAAQHENQALAENFRRAKEDAEQSNLAKSQFLAAASHDLRQPLHALGLYSELLEQEDDPQKLQQLVQRIRNSTGSLRTMLSAILDLSQLHSGDLQLRHEVMEVDRLFGQLRDNFENSAADKGLSLTFYGHRHCIHSDPVAISRILSNLLSNAIRYTSEGRVIVACRRRDNQCLFQVWDSGIGISPDQQQKIFTEYVQLNNPQRDRNQGLGLGLSIVKGLCQSIGSDIQLASTPDKGSCFSFFVDAAAAEVTASDRDTIESHNLSRKQVLLVDDDSDNLEAARQLLERWGMATICYTTMAEALQYLHAQRPDIVISDYRLADGDGASLLQQSQQMYSDLPGLLLTGDTDPELLVRIRDAGVLVLHKPIRPAKLRHAIQRQMQQADTETVVE
- the yrfG gene encoding GMP/IMP nucleotidase yields the protein MSLPDWQQIDTVLLDMDGTLLDLHFDNYFWLTHMPKAYADHHDMSEEDALAELNKSFVGLKGTLNWYCLDHWSELTGLPITELKRDVQHKIGFRPHVKDFLAALKAMGKRTVIVTNAHRDSVDLKMEHTQLDQLVDRVISSHDYREPKESQAFWEHLLREEPFDKDRTLLVDDSQAVLKSAETWGIRWLLTIYHPDSQKAPNTDSEFPGVHHFNELDF
- the nudE gene encoding ADP compounds hydrolase NudE, whose product is MHKKPEILHRSMVAQSRLFRIESFDLRFSNGVERTYERLVPGGSGAVMMVALLDDETVALIREYGGGVEDYTLTLPKGAVDLGETLRDACNRELQEEIGFAANEFIHLKKMSLSPSYMSGGIDVVLARDLYPSKLEGDEPEPLELVEWKLANLHELYGREDCTEGRAIAALALAQEFLAGRFQGQTL
- a CDS encoding PAS domain-containing hybrid sensor histidine kinase/response regulator — encoded protein: MGRKYTLLWTLVIATVAMLTVISGWVMYQQSLNQKKQWLQRWGEHYARQLTTSDSFPLSHDALSVDQLSLRYGVKTDSGLRVVWETDEIIPISMLQRGLQQHSEPEYFTLSGESYLARAFMVDNSRSLAVATPLSHLSTPIINNIGWMLLAQVGLLFVLLALSQSSRHRFRSKGFSKPADWEHLSGVAFLLGPGRFISDTNPVFITTFGSGPDIRLDDLLMSAEKDEVLRKLQQATDEQRTIQFECFLMDALHQQKRWALTAKPWGPAEQKVLLLYGDDISQRNQIAQDLQHEQQRLADYFDALPMLLVVCDRYGNISRINDYARQMVGRSETELTGLSIQHMLPRSQTERLLKMWRKLVTTDTETLSLDCPLVSVTGKEAIISWRLTKVSAPISGGFEVVLAGLDITETAANREALERANSKIKEALSEAEMANHSKSVFLASMSHEIRTPMNGILGAAELLMDSDMDSEQRNYLGIIHSSSHVLLDIINDILDLSKIESGNLEIERIEFDLNQLLTDLYQLFHEPARRKGLSLVYFCESDIPTHWYGDPKRIRQIITNLVNNALKFTENGHVEIRLGAQRVSDGCYQLEIAVKDTGIGISAEKLERVFSAFRQADTSTSRKYGGTGLGLTISRHLAQAMKGDIQVESELGIGSRFCLTLQLMEAETPHPVSEQRKQTMDLSELPSLRAKVLLAEDNHVNQRIAEKMLQRLELACDVVENGEQAVTAILQKDYDLVLMDVNMPVLDGIAATERIRDLSYPKNQVPILALTANAMMEDKDRCLQAGMNGFVSKPIKLELLGKAIAGLLNRGDDAS
- a CDS encoding LrgB family protein — translated: MMNELLSMPLFWAMLTIAAFLVGQTTYRLTNNSPFLPPILTSVALVASVLEATGTNYSTYMEGGSLIHIMLGPVIVMLAVPLYQFLHTMRSQWLRISLAVTLGSGTTVLVAVVLTQWWIGHDALAKTIATKSITTPVAVAIAEQVGGLAAMASAFVIATGILGAAMAPAMLRLVRKDDPQTVGLTLGICAHAIGTSRALELGSEQAAYSAMAMTLTATLHALVLPGLLTWLV
- a CDS encoding CidA/LrgA family protein; translation: MPGLLFLLVFLVFGSLLQSQFALPVPAAIIGMLLLLVFLVLRGKTPDSLQHITQTLSPLLPLFLIPVSSGIVTQKAIVSEYGPELLVILAISLIPGILVTGWIMSSGKKGDSQ
- a CDS encoding AI-2E family transporter: MTQERTQLTGHILLISAAAVIVIAGAKAAAAIIIPFLLAFFIAVISAPLMRWLTQHKIPDVLAILMLVCGFVFIGSMVATLVGSTLNSFYQDMPLYEEKLGALVTDAVAWLRSMGLEVADNIVTEYVNPGAVMKMVASVFNGLGGVLANTFLILFTVVFILLEASSFPAKLKRAFGEETTAFVQFERFSNSVQQYLAIKSLVSLGTGCTIGLILWVIGVDYAPLWALVAFLLNYIPNIGSIIAAIPAVLIALIQLGVGEAVLVGISYVLVNTVFGNVIEPRLMGRSLGLSTLVVFISLVFWGWILGPVGMLLSIPLTMVMKIALESRPQSRWIATLLDHD
- a CDS encoding response regulator, which produces MYQILLIDDDFELGELLQEYLGMEGFELSTRQDGESGLQAALSGDYDLVLLDVMLPKMNGFEVLKAVREKSTIPVIMLTARGESVDRVLGLEHGADDYIAKPYHHHELLARIRALFRRIELTSDGNEKTTTNYEVGALKLDPSTRVATCENTELALTGAEFGVLQCLMEHVGELVDKDTLSIAALGRPLMAYDRSIDMHVSNLRKKLGKREDDSDWIKTVRGRGYQLVSG
- a CDS encoding ATP-binding protein, encoding MPVFRSLFVKVFFWFWAAILLAMTAAVTTSHWIEDDYFRKATQSERIHLLRLMEHKRPIMAEGRKLWRKLRPDWNLVAVPVDSINHLPYDVEEFVDAAAEVRDVLWGQDDGWLMLGPIQRGDYLYVGITRKHWSSVWDDEQRWMIPIAFFGVITLLSMGLVWSLTRPIRRLQRTVRKLGKGDFDVSEIEPDASRYDEIGELSADVVDMSEALNRLLQSHQQLLRDVSHELRSPLTRLQIALGIARKKDPEGLLQSEHDRIERAVGQVDGLVGQILDLARLQQQDSDQLQLESRPVAEQLHGWISDAEIEMDEKQLQLQSRLPASDIVCDWDWMLVERAVDNILRNAIRFSPSGGKLDVSSHLNADGSIEIAIQDQGPGVPDDDLKRIFDPFTQVDSARDHASGGYGIGLALVHRIVELHGGNIEASNQSPGLRIVMRLPRKRFH